One Curtobacterium sp. MCLR17_007 DNA window includes the following coding sequences:
- a CDS encoding SMR family transporter — protein sequence MKWVFLGTAIVAEVTAALSMQAAVDQPGWYVLVAVGYVAAFAMLILVLRAGMAVGVAYGIWGASGVALTAVLAAVLFGQALTVTMVIGIALIAAGVLLVEIGSQRALAARKRQVR from the coding sequence ATGAAGTGGGTGTTCCTCGGCACGGCGATCGTCGCCGAGGTCACGGCAGCGCTCTCGATGCAGGCTGCCGTCGACCAGCCCGGCTGGTACGTGCTCGTCGCCGTCGGGTACGTCGCCGCGTTCGCGATGCTGATCCTGGTGCTCCGGGCGGGCATGGCGGTCGGGGTCGCCTACGGCATCTGGGGCGCGTCCGGTGTCGCCCTGACCGCGGTGCTCGCCGCCGTGCTGTTCGGGCAGGCGCTGACGGTCACGATGGTCATCGGGATCGCGTTGATCGCTGCCGGGGTGCTGCTGGTCGAGATCGGGTCGCAACGCGCTCTGGCCGCACGGAAGCGGCAGGTCCGCTGA
- a CDS encoding TetR/AcrR family transcriptional regulator has translation MTLQQEHRSVEERRDQLVDAAIAVLRDGGIAAVTTRAVTARAGLPHGAFHYCFAGKAPLFHAVLERQLRTAMAVAFAPPVTPLGLEARIASGLSAHLAQTRSDPATALALVELVTYSRRDPDLQDLAAWEQDAYLAAVRAQVEAWTAEDDIRWTIPVDQVVRLLIATADGIGSTWLADRDDAAAEATVLAAARAIASLADGSGA, from the coding sequence ATGACCCTCCAGCAAGAGCACCGCAGCGTCGAGGAACGGCGCGACCAGCTCGTCGACGCCGCGATCGCCGTCCTGCGCGACGGCGGGATCGCTGCGGTGACCACCCGCGCGGTCACCGCCCGTGCCGGGCTGCCGCACGGCGCCTTCCACTACTGCTTCGCGGGCAAGGCGCCGCTCTTCCACGCCGTGCTCGAACGACAGCTGCGCACCGCGATGGCGGTCGCGTTCGCCCCCCCGGTCACCCCGCTCGGCCTGGAGGCCCGGATCGCCTCCGGCCTGTCGGCCCACCTCGCGCAGACGCGCAGCGACCCAGCGACTGCACTCGCCCTGGTCGAGCTCGTCACGTACTCGCGTCGTGACCCGGACCTGCAGGACCTCGCGGCCTGGGAGCAGGATGCGTACCTCGCTGCCGTCCGTGCGCAGGTCGAGGCGTGGACCGCCGAGGACGACATCCGGTGGACCATCCCCGTCGACCAGGTCGTCCGACTGCTCATCGCCACGGCCGACGGCATCGGATCGACGTGGCTCGCTGACCGCGACGACGCTGCGGCGGAGGCCACTGTCCTGGCCGCAGCACGGGCGATCGCGTCCCTGGCCGACGGGAGCGGCGCATGA
- a CDS encoding SGNH/GDSL hydrolase family protein, with protein sequence MRTPVTAEHVHGALDVERTRSGVRPHRLPTGIRSRDADAQLLSAEAQPSGVRVVVRTTARQVALELRASRVVYRGVQRPRGVVDVVVDGGAVRSTALEHGDSIEVDLSTGASTPRSGDADVVTVTDLQPGEKQIEFWLPHNEQVELIALHTDEPVGPGLAGGRVWVHHGSSISHGSNATRPTGIWPVVAARRAGVDLINLGFGGSALVDPFMARLIRDTPADVISLKLGINVVNLDAMRLRSFVPAVHGFLDTIREGHPTTPLLLVSPIHCGIHEDTPGPGAFDPEALASGVVRFVATGEPSDADQGRLTLRVIREQLAQIAAARSDAALQVLDGRTLYGPGDAETDPLPDALHPSASAHRMMGERFADIAFGPGGPLAEVPA encoded by the coding sequence ATGAGGACACCAGTGACGGCGGAGCACGTCCATGGAGCCCTCGACGTCGAACGAACGCGATCGGGCGTGCGGCCACACCGACTCCCGACCGGCATCCGGTCGCGTGACGCGGACGCGCAACTGCTGAGCGCCGAGGCACAACCGTCCGGCGTCCGCGTCGTGGTCCGCACGACGGCGCGTCAGGTGGCGCTCGAACTCCGAGCCAGCCGGGTCGTGTACCGCGGCGTACAGCGACCACGCGGAGTCGTGGACGTCGTCGTCGACGGGGGAGCCGTCCGCAGCACTGCCCTCGAGCACGGCGACAGCATCGAGGTCGACCTGTCCACCGGTGCGAGCACCCCGCGCTCTGGGGACGCCGACGTCGTGACCGTGACCGACCTGCAGCCGGGGGAGAAGCAGATCGAGTTCTGGCTGCCGCACAACGAGCAGGTCGAGCTGATCGCGCTGCACACGGACGAGCCCGTCGGGCCGGGTCTGGCAGGCGGACGTGTCTGGGTGCACCACGGCAGCTCGATCAGCCACGGCTCGAACGCGACCCGTCCGACGGGGATCTGGCCGGTCGTCGCAGCTCGCCGGGCCGGTGTGGACCTCATCAACCTCGGCTTCGGCGGCAGTGCCCTCGTTGACCCCTTCATGGCCCGCCTGATCCGCGACACCCCGGCGGACGTCATCAGCCTCAAGCTCGGCATCAACGTGGTCAACCTCGATGCGATGCGCCTGCGGAGCTTCGTCCCGGCGGTCCACGGGTTCCTCGACACGATCCGCGAGGGGCACCCGACGACGCCGCTGCTCCTGGTCTCGCCGATCCACTGCGGCATCCACGAGGACACGCCGGGCCCCGGAGCGTTCGACCCGGAAGCGCTCGCCAGCGGAGTCGTGCGGTTCGTCGCCACCGGTGAGCCGTCGGACGCCGATCAGGGCCGGCTCACGCTGCGGGTCATCCGGGAACAGCTCGCGCAGATCGCCGCAGCTCGCTCGGACGCGGCCCTGCAGGTCCTGGACGGCCGCACGCTCTACGGCCCTGGCGACGCCGAGACGGATCCCCTCCCGGACGCGCTGCACCCGAGTGCGTCGGCGCATCGGATGATGGGGGAGCGCTTCGCCGACATCGCGTTCGGTCCCGGCGGTCCGCTCGCGGAAGTGCCCGCATGA
- a CDS encoding type II CAAX endopeptidase family protein, with the protein MPTTHTSPHTGSNVARPSRVTWADFGIAAAATVALYAIGITLYRLVPDGDALSRGLALYAVSGLAPLGGTVIAIALRRRDRRLFGLRRVAPKWLLVAFVIGLGVVALNVAISSIVAAATPAQDVQTDYRSAATSGVLGFLAAILLGAVLTPIGEEFFFRGVVHNLLTRYGAWVATLVSAAVFGLTHGVNLATPVAFIVGVSAALLIRRTGSVWPGVVVHAVNNASSSVISVIAFQFAS; encoded by the coding sequence ATGCCGACCACACACACGTCACCGCACACCGGCTCGAACGTCGCGCGCCCGTCGCGGGTGACCTGGGCGGACTTCGGGATCGCCGCCGCGGCGACCGTCGCACTGTACGCGATCGGGATCACGCTGTACCGCCTGGTCCCCGACGGCGACGCGCTGTCCCGCGGCCTGGCACTCTACGCGGTGTCCGGACTGGCACCCCTCGGCGGTACCGTCATCGCGATCGCACTCCGCCGTCGCGACCGACGACTGTTCGGGCTGCGCCGAGTCGCGCCGAAGTGGCTCCTCGTCGCGTTCGTCATCGGACTCGGCGTCGTCGCGTTGAACGTCGCCATCAGCAGCATCGTCGCGGCAGCCACTCCTGCCCAGGATGTGCAGACCGACTACCGCTCCGCCGCCACCAGCGGCGTGCTCGGTTTCCTGGCCGCGATCCTGCTCGGAGCCGTCCTCACGCCGATCGGCGAGGAGTTCTTCTTCCGGGGTGTCGTCCACAACCTGCTGACCCGCTACGGCGCCTGGGTCGCGACCCTGGTGAGCGCAGCGGTGTTCGGACTGACCCACGGCGTCAACCTCGCCACGCCCGTTGCGTTCATCGTCGGCGTCTCTGCCGCGCTCCTCATCCGGCGGACCGGATCGGTCTGGCCAGGTGTCGTCGTCCACGCGGTGAACAACGCGTCGTCGTCAGTGATCTCGGTGATCGCCTTCCAGTTCGCCAGCTGA
- a CDS encoding stage II sporulation protein M, with translation MSQPPDHDSATANRLDPRSEPPGRAAVWRRPLEVIRGNARTYLVLNVATYGLVVLGFAAGLLFPQLSQDRATALQDDGTADLVGSVVSRPPLFALLIFAVNLFRLSLLTIVVPSLIVPFAGLAFFGYWLVQTGVTLVPATGEGWVAMIPHSLTIVIELQAYIVFALGAFLIGRYWLRPRSAGVERRRDGYVAGLRTTGVLAVPAVALLVVGAVWEAYSLRYFIHPLSQWLL, from the coding sequence ATGAGCCAGCCACCGGACCACGACAGCGCGACAGCGAACCGTCTGGATCCGCGCTCCGAGCCACCGGGTCGTGCGGCGGTCTGGCGCCGGCCCCTGGAGGTCATCCGGGGGAACGCCCGGACCTACCTCGTCCTCAACGTCGCGACGTACGGACTCGTCGTGCTGGGGTTCGCCGCGGGGCTGCTGTTCCCGCAGCTCAGTCAGGACCGCGCCACGGCGCTGCAGGACGACGGAACCGCGGACCTCGTCGGGTCAGTGGTGAGCCGGCCGCCGCTGTTCGCCCTGCTGATCTTCGCCGTGAACCTCTTCCGCCTCAGCCTGCTCACCATCGTCGTGCCGTCGCTGATCGTCCCCTTCGCCGGACTGGCGTTCTTCGGGTACTGGCTCGTCCAGACCGGGGTGACCCTCGTGCCCGCCACTGGTGAGGGGTGGGTGGCGATGATCCCGCATTCGCTGACCATCGTGATCGAACTGCAGGCCTACATCGTCTTCGCGCTCGGTGCCTTCCTCATCGGCAGGTACTGGCTCCGACCGCGATCCGCCGGGGTCGAACGACGACGGGACGGGTACGTCGCCGGGCTGCGGACGACGGGCGTCCTCGCGGTGCCGGCGGTGGCCCTCCTGGTCGTCGGGGCCGTGTGGGAGGCGTACTCCCTGCGCTACTTCATCCACCCGCTCAGCCAGTGGCTCCTCTGA
- a CDS encoding TetR/AcrR family transcriptional regulator → MAHPNSPDTRSKILIAAATMLGEDPTARLTVRAVAAHAGVSTGSLRHFFPTQQLLLDTVVEGLQTVEIADDPMADTSKSPADRLEACLRVLLTSVGTGAAARENWIAMHDAYIASPTPDESGNTFLAMERLGIGRVERWLDVLRQEGVGIAVDLEQAARFLLTVVNGLALDRALPGASARIPFEERSLRLAVDAVLVAGAS, encoded by the coding sequence ATGGCCCATCCGAACAGCCCGGACACACGATCGAAGATCCTGATCGCCGCGGCGACGATGCTCGGAGAGGACCCGACAGCACGTCTCACGGTCCGCGCCGTCGCGGCGCACGCCGGTGTGAGCACGGGGTCACTCCGCCACTTCTTCCCGACCCAGCAGCTGTTGCTCGACACGGTCGTCGAGGGGCTCCAGACCGTCGAGATCGCGGACGACCCGATGGCCGACACGTCCAAGAGCCCGGCCGATCGCCTCGAAGCCTGCCTCCGGGTGCTCCTCACGAGCGTCGGCACCGGCGCCGCCGCACGAGAGAACTGGATCGCGATGCACGACGCGTACATCGCGTCTCCCACCCCCGACGAGTCCGGGAACACGTTCCTCGCGATGGAGCGCCTGGGCATCGGCCGCGTCGAGCGCTGGCTGGACGTGTTGCGGCAGGAGGGCGTCGGGATCGCCGTCGACCTCGAACAGGCAGCGCGGTTCCTGCTCACCGTCGTCAACGGCCTCGCCCTGGACCGCGCGTTGCCCGGAGCGAGCGCACGCATCCCGTTCGAGGAGCGGTCACTCCGACTCGCCGTCGACGCGGTCCTGGTTGCAGGGGCCAGCTGA
- a CDS encoding VOC family protein, producing the protein MTLHLRQIVLDAEDARALAAFWIALLGGEYRAGDEPPVDGSDDRADWVAISTSEGVDVTVQRVDELPRVTWPDGPVRQQLHLDFSVADLAELEQQRARAVALGATVLEDRSADPEEALWVLADPAGHPFCIFVVAGGTSGS; encoded by the coding sequence ATGACGCTGCATCTGCGACAGATCGTGCTCGACGCCGAGGACGCGCGAGCGCTCGCCGCGTTCTGGATCGCCCTGCTGGGTGGCGAGTACCGGGCTGGTGACGAGCCTCCCGTCGACGGTTCGGACGACCGGGCGGACTGGGTCGCGATCAGCACCTCCGAGGGGGTGGACGTCACGGTGCAACGGGTGGACGAGCTGCCTCGGGTGACCTGGCCGGACGGGCCGGTCCGCCAGCAGCTGCATCTCGACTTCAGCGTCGCGGACCTGGCTGAGCTCGAGCAGCAGCGGGCGCGGGCTGTCGCGCTGGGCGCCACGGTCCTCGAGGACCGGAGCGCTGACCCGGAGGAGGCGCTGTGGGTCCTCGCCGATCCGGCCGGCCACCCGTTCTGCATCTTCGTGGTGGCTGGCGGTACCAGCGGTTCGTGA
- a CDS encoding LD-carboxypeptidase, protein MEATTLRLRTLTAGDTVAIVSPASWPEGSVPTWIARQVEAWGLRAVIAPHALDHRGYLAGSDVDRAADLNDAIRDPTVRAVIASTGGCGSFRIVPDVDVRALRADPKMLVGYSDVTALHQVWNAAGVPSLHGAIAGTHGDHVRRLLMEDADTVVDADAAALSAELTTTGRVEGPLSGGNLEMLARSVGVVDFDLAGAVLLLEINRAAGLGMVDRALTQLRYSGALDGVVGVALGSIDQFAGYQDRGWTVVDTLRDHFDALGVPVLGGLPLGHVEDLVTVPLGTRAVLDVDRGRLTVESPSGV, encoded by the coding sequence ATGGAAGCGACAACGCTGCGACTGCGCACCTTGACCGCCGGCGACACGGTGGCGATCGTCTCACCGGCGTCGTGGCCAGAGGGGTCGGTGCCGACCTGGATCGCTCGACAGGTCGAGGCGTGGGGCCTGCGCGCGGTCATCGCGCCGCACGCCCTCGACCACCGCGGCTACCTCGCGGGCAGCGACGTCGACCGTGCGGCGGACCTCAACGACGCGATCCGCGACCCGACGGTCCGTGCCGTGATCGCCTCCACCGGCGGGTGCGGCAGCTTCCGCATCGTCCCGGACGTCGACGTCCGGGCGCTCCGCGCCGACCCGAAGATGCTCGTCGGGTACAGCGACGTCACCGCCCTGCACCAGGTCTGGAACGCTGCCGGCGTCCCGTCGCTGCACGGTGCGATCGCCGGCACCCACGGTGACCACGTCCGGCGACTCCTGATGGAGGACGCGGACACGGTCGTCGACGCGGATGCCGCCGCACTCTCGGCCGAGCTCACGACGACGGGCCGCGTGGAGGGGCCGCTGTCCGGTGGCAACCTCGAGATGCTCGCGCGGTCGGTCGGGGTGGTGGACTTCGACCTGGCCGGGGCGGTCCTGCTGCTCGAGATCAACCGCGCTGCTGGACTGGGGATGGTCGACCGCGCTCTGACGCAGCTCCGGTACTCCGGAGCGCTCGACGGTGTCGTCGGGGTCGCTCTCGGCAGCATCGACCAGTTCGCCGGGTACCAGGACCGCGGCTGGACCGTCGTCGACACCCTGCGCGACCACTTCGACGCGCTCGGCGTGCCGGTACTGGGTGGGCTTCCTCTTGGTCACGTCGAGGACCTCGTCACCGTGCCCCTCGGCACACGCGCGGTCCTCGACGTCGACCGCGGTCGACTGACCGTGGAGTCGCCATCCGGAGTCTGA
- a CDS encoding ASCH domain-containing protein, with the protein MDRQGADAAEPSAPVGPAIFVFDEHPTAEDVAGVVTVVRQHRLDTLTAEQAHQPPGTDMQRFAQQLRENYYPDMPSDAVVEVAQLTITPSLR; encoded by the coding sequence TTGGATCGGCAAGGGGCCGACGCCGCCGAGCCCAGCGCACCGGTGGGGCCGGCGATCTTCGTCTTCGACGAGCACCCGACGGCGGAGGACGTCGCCGGTGTCGTGACCGTCGTGCGGCAGCACCGACTCGACACCCTCACGGCCGAGCAGGCGCATCAGCCGCCAGGAACCGACATGCAGCGCTTCGCACAGCAGCTCCGCGAGAACTACTACCCCGACATGCCCTCCGACGCGGTGGTCGAGGTGGCACAGCTGACGATCACGCCGTCCCTGCGCTGA
- a CDS encoding FAD-dependent oxidoreductase, whose amino-acid sequence MVEADEDVPMKRVVVGASIAYHLAKAGAQVSVNERDMPASGASGASFAWIGKGPTPPSPAHRWGRRSSSSTSTRRRRTSPVS is encoded by the coding sequence ATGGTGGAAGCGGACGAGGATGTCCCCATGAAGCGCGTCGTCGTCGGGGCATCGATCGCGTACCACCTGGCGAAGGCGGGCGCCCAGGTCTCCGTGAACGAACGGGACATGCCCGCGTCGGGCGCGAGTGGAGCCTCCTTCGCTTGGATCGGCAAGGGGCCGACGCCGCCGAGCCCAGCGCACCGGTGGGGCCGGCGATCTTCGTCTTCGACGAGCACCCGACGGCGGAGGACGTCGCCGGTGTCGTGA
- a CDS encoding amidohydrolase family protein — translation MPGKIDVHQHLLPPRYFEAMAAAGSKAMGAGAPGDAQAATGGSAQWDPWGESGGTAPRRGPRAIGGWLMPEWSPEAAIAMMDEVGIETGMLSISAPGVHFGDDAAACQLARELNDYQAELVRERPDRFGHFAVLPLPDFDGAVAEAVRALDELHADGVLLLSNAHGRYLGDPAYEPLWAELAARSAVVFVHPTAPPITQLPGMPTALLDFPFDTTRTAVDLVAHGVFDRYPELRVILSHAGGFLPYAASRFSAAAMFNPDTTPERIQAGLRKFYFDTALSASPTSLPSLLAFAEPGHVLYGSDFPYAHPDWTARFDHDLGAYDGPGAERLGEVHRAAAEQLFPRLASESVPRRQ, via the coding sequence ATGCCAGGCAAGATCGATGTCCACCAGCACCTGCTCCCGCCCCGCTACTTCGAGGCAATGGCAGCGGCAGGATCGAAAGCGATGGGGGCCGGCGCTCCGGGGGATGCGCAGGCTGCGACCGGAGGGTCCGCGCAGTGGGACCCGTGGGGTGAGAGCGGCGGGACCGCACCGCGACGAGGGCCCCGGGCCATCGGCGGCTGGTTGATGCCGGAGTGGAGCCCCGAAGCGGCGATCGCGATGATGGACGAAGTGGGGATCGAGACCGGGATGCTCTCGATCAGCGCACCGGGCGTGCACTTCGGTGACGACGCCGCGGCGTGCCAACTCGCCCGCGAACTGAACGACTACCAGGCCGAGCTGGTCCGAGAGCGGCCCGACCGGTTCGGGCACTTCGCGGTGCTGCCGCTGCCGGACTTCGACGGCGCGGTCGCCGAAGCCGTGCGAGCACTCGATGAGCTCCACGCCGACGGTGTGCTCCTGCTGTCGAACGCGCATGGACGGTACCTGGGCGACCCCGCGTACGAGCCGCTGTGGGCGGAACTCGCCGCCCGCTCAGCCGTGGTCTTCGTGCACCCCACCGCACCACCGATCACGCAGTTGCCGGGGATGCCCACCGCACTGCTGGACTTCCCGTTCGACACCACCCGCACCGCCGTGGACCTCGTCGCGCACGGCGTGTTCGACCGCTACCCGGAACTTCGCGTGATCTTGTCCCACGCCGGTGGTTTCCTGCCCTACGCCGCAAGCCGGTTCAGCGCTGCCGCGATGTTCAACCCGGACACCACGCCGGAGCGCATCCAAGCGGGCCTGCGCAAGTTCTACTTCGACACCGCCCTGTCCGCATCTCCCACGTCGCTGCCGTCACTGCTGGCGTTCGCGGAGCCCGGCCACGTTCTCTACGGCAGCGACTTCCCCTACGCGCACCCCGACTGGACCGCCCGCTTCGACCACGATCTCGGTGCCTACGACGGCCCCGGCGCAGAGCGACTGGGTGAGGTGCATCGAGCAGCCGCCGAACAGCTCTTCCCCCGCTTGGCGAGCGAGAGCGTTCCGAGGCGTCAATGA
- a CDS encoding ABC transporter permease, whose amino-acid sequence MTEPATGRGDGPQHPEFEAAVAGGALDSEGPGSAHRYRNLVLGAIAILLLAMAMLTSYSSAFGNPTPNNVHLAVTGDADAIVALEQQGSLDLTVVASERQARSAVLDRDVDGAVILPAPGKGAGVTTYIASGGGRGLGQAVSGIGDSIAAKLQTTNTATDLAPLPKQDPVGSIEFYAILFAGLGAALGATVFGRILGTVDTAAKFVERSIVLVLYAGLLAGLITLWIDSALGAVTVGPWGVFGILWLTGVAIGGAVTGVAALGGTIAALVVTLALVILGNTSSGGPLGIHVLNDFFQTLYYVFPQGDALDLLRSVQYFDGAAVAAPIIRLSIWAVAGILLTLTAMLIRNRREGAARPKGGLRHEQGPRSAAGPSGSHLESAAGTPNAALLPLTPTP is encoded by the coding sequence GTGACCGAGCCTGCCACTGGCCGCGGAGACGGCCCGCAGCACCCCGAGTTCGAAGCGGCGGTCGCGGGAGGCGCGCTGGACTCCGAAGGGCCGGGATCAGCGCATCGCTACCGGAACCTGGTCCTCGGTGCGATCGCGATCCTGCTCCTGGCGATGGCGATGTTGACGAGCTACTCGAGCGCGTTCGGAAACCCGACGCCGAACAACGTCCATCTCGCGGTCACCGGCGACGCTGACGCGATCGTCGCGCTCGAGCAGCAGGGGTCGCTGGATCTCACCGTCGTGGCCTCTGAGCGGCAGGCACGATCCGCGGTGCTCGACCGCGACGTCGACGGCGCCGTCATCCTGCCGGCGCCGGGCAAGGGCGCCGGCGTCACCACCTACATCGCCAGCGGCGGTGGCCGCGGGCTGGGCCAGGCGGTCTCCGGCATCGGCGACTCGATCGCGGCGAAGCTGCAGACCACCAACACGGCCACCGACCTCGCACCCCTGCCGAAGCAGGACCCGGTCGGGTCGATCGAGTTCTACGCGATCCTCTTCGCCGGCCTTGGGGCTGCCCTCGGTGCGACGGTGTTCGGACGCATCCTCGGCACGGTCGACACGGCCGCGAAGTTCGTCGAGCGCAGCATCGTCCTCGTGCTCTACGCCGGTCTCCTCGCCGGACTGATCACCCTGTGGATCGACTCCGCACTCGGGGCGGTGACCGTCGGTCCCTGGGGCGTGTTCGGGATTCTCTGGCTGACCGGAGTCGCCATCGGGGGAGCGGTCACGGGCGTCGCCGCACTGGGCGGAACCATCGCGGCTCTGGTGGTGACGCTCGCCCTGGTGATCCTCGGGAACACGTCATCCGGTGGCCCGCTCGGGATCCACGTCCTCAACGACTTCTTCCAGACGCTCTACTACGTCTTCCCGCAGGGCGACGCGCTCGACCTGCTGCGGTCCGTCCAGTACTTCGACGGCGCTGCGGTCGCCGCCCCGATCATCCGGCTGAGCATCTGGGCAGTGGCGGGGATCCTGCTCACCCTGACGGCGATGCTCATCCGGAACCGACGCGAAGGCGCTGCTCGACCGAAGGGCGGACTCCGTCACGAGCAAGGTCCCCGCTCGGCAGCCGGCCCATCGGGCTCCCACCTCGAGTCCGCCGCAGGAACGCCGAACGCGGCCTTGCTCCCGTTGACCCCGACACCCTGA
- a CDS encoding SDR family NAD(P)-dependent oxidoreductase: MPLITIIGAGPGLGLEIARAFGQKGFDVALVARSQANVDSLAGELVAEGIQARGFTADVSEPDTIRSALRSIREALGPIDVLEFSPADRTLESVDAVDVTMENLQPQLDFYLGGAIAAVGEVLPAMIAAGAGTVLVTTGGGALAQTPVRGNVNIAAAGLRNWTLNLNAALADKGVYVGFVAITALIGGGRPDAEPAVIAQSYVKLHDERRDAELHYVAYDG; the protein is encoded by the coding sequence ATGCCCCTCATCACCATCATCGGCGCAGGCCCTGGTCTGGGTCTCGAGATCGCGCGGGCCTTCGGGCAGAAGGGCTTCGACGTCGCGCTCGTGGCCCGCAGCCAGGCGAACGTGGACTCCCTGGCGGGTGAGCTCGTCGCGGAGGGCATCCAGGCTCGTGGTTTCACCGCCGACGTCAGCGAGCCCGACACTATCCGGAGTGCCCTCCGATCGATCCGGGAAGCGCTCGGGCCGATCGACGTCCTCGAGTTCTCCCCGGCTGACCGGACCCTGGAGTCGGTCGACGCGGTGGACGTGACGATGGAGAACCTGCAGCCACAGCTCGACTTCTACCTCGGCGGCGCGATCGCGGCCGTCGGAGAGGTCCTGCCGGCCATGATCGCGGCGGGCGCCGGCACGGTCCTCGTGACCACCGGTGGCGGTGCGCTCGCCCAGACGCCGGTCCGCGGGAACGTCAACATCGCAGCGGCGGGGCTCCGGAACTGGACGCTCAACCTCAATGCCGCTCTCGCTGACAAGGGTGTCTACGTCGGGTTCGTCGCCATCACCGCGCTGATCGGCGGTGGGCGACCGGACGCTGAACCGGCGGTCATCGCGCAGTCCTACGTGAAGCTCCACGACGAGCGGCGGGATGCCGAGCTGCACTACGTCGCGTACGACGGCTGA